A genomic segment from Klebsiella africana encodes:
- the phnX gene encoding phosphonoacetaldehyde hydrolase — translation MNRISALILDWAGTTVDFGSFAPTQIFVEAFRQAFDIEITLEEARVPMGLGKWQHIEALGKLPAVDRRWQAKFGRAMTAADIDAIYAAFMPLQIAKVVDFSAPIAGVVDTLAALRAEGLKIGSCSGYPRPVMEKLVPAAAAQGYAPDHWVATDDLAAGGRPGPWMALQNVITLGIDDVAHCVKVDDAAPGISEGLHAGMWSVGLAVSGNEFGATWEAYQTMSKAEIATRRERAAGKLYAAGAHYVVDTLADLPEVIADINARLAKGERP, via the coding sequence ATGAACCGTATTAGCGCACTGATCCTTGACTGGGCAGGCACCACCGTAGACTTCGGCTCTTTCGCCCCGACGCAAATTTTCGTCGAGGCCTTCCGCCAGGCCTTCGATATTGAAATCACTCTTGAAGAGGCCCGCGTGCCGATGGGGCTTGGTAAATGGCAGCACATTGAGGCGCTGGGCAAACTCCCTGCTGTCGATCGCCGCTGGCAGGCCAAATTTGGCCGCGCGATGACTGCCGCCGATATCGATGCGATCTATGCCGCGTTTATGCCGCTGCAAATCGCTAAGGTTGTCGATTTTTCCGCACCGATTGCCGGCGTGGTCGATACCCTCGCCGCGCTGCGCGCCGAGGGCCTGAAGATCGGCTCCTGCTCAGGTTATCCACGCCCGGTGATGGAAAAGCTGGTACCGGCCGCCGCCGCCCAGGGCTACGCCCCGGACCACTGGGTCGCCACCGATGACCTTGCCGCCGGCGGTCGTCCGGGCCCGTGGATGGCGCTGCAGAACGTGATTACCCTGGGCATAGACGATGTGGCCCACTGCGTGAAAGTCGATGACGCCGCACCGGGCATTAGCGAAGGGTTACATGCCGGGATGTGGAGCGTCGGCCTGGCGGTGTCCGGTAACGAATTCGGCGCAACCTGGGAGGCGTACCAGACGATGTCGAAAGCGGAAATCGCCACCCGCCGCGAGCGGGCGGCAGGCAAACTGTATGCCGCCGGGGCGCATTATGTGGTTGATACCCTGGCGGACCTTCCGGAAGTGATTGCCGACATCAACGCCCGGCTGGCAAAAGGCGAACGGCCTTAA
- the phnS gene encoding 2-aminoethylphosphonate ABC transporter substrate-binding protein, producing MKLSRLALLSLFALTSSPVWADGVVTVYSADGLHDGDNSWYQSQFAAFTKATGIKVQYVEGGSGAIVERLAKERTNPQADVLVTVPPFIQRAAKEQLLATFTPQGSAQIPGANDRYAPLVNNYLTFIYNSQLLKTAPASWQDLLDSRFKNKLQYSTPGQAGDGTAVMLQAFHSLGGKDAGFAYLGKLQANNVGPSASTGKLTALVNKGELYVANGDLQMNLSQMARNPNVKIFWPADDKGERSALALPYTIGLVQNGPNSENGKKLINFLLDKPAQSSVSARSWGLPVRNDVAPDDANFKAAKAALDGVKRWEPNWDDVAVSLSADIARWHKVTDSE from the coding sequence ATGAAACTCTCCCGACTTGCTCTGCTGTCCCTGTTCGCGCTGACCAGCTCTCCGGTTTGGGCGGACGGCGTCGTCACGGTTTACTCCGCCGACGGCCTGCATGACGGCGATAACAGCTGGTATCAGAGCCAGTTCGCTGCCTTCACCAAAGCGACGGGCATCAAAGTGCAGTATGTGGAAGGCGGCTCCGGCGCGATCGTCGAACGTCTGGCGAAGGAGCGTACCAATCCGCAGGCTGACGTGCTGGTCACGGTGCCGCCGTTTATCCAGCGCGCCGCGAAAGAACAATTGCTGGCCACCTTTACCCCGCAAGGTAGCGCGCAGATCCCCGGCGCTAACGACCGCTACGCGCCGCTGGTGAACAACTATCTGACCTTCATCTATAACAGCCAGTTGCTGAAAACCGCGCCGGCCAGCTGGCAGGATCTGCTGGATAGCCGCTTTAAGAACAAGTTGCAGTACTCCACGCCGGGCCAGGCGGGGGATGGCACCGCCGTGATGCTGCAGGCGTTCCACAGCCTCGGCGGTAAAGACGCCGGTTTTGCTTATCTGGGTAAGCTGCAGGCCAATAATGTCGGCCCATCGGCCTCGACCGGCAAGCTGACGGCGCTGGTCAACAAAGGCGAGCTGTACGTCGCCAATGGCGATCTGCAGATGAACCTGTCGCAGATGGCGCGTAACCCGAACGTTAAAATTTTCTGGCCGGCGGATGACAAAGGCGAGCGCAGCGCGCTGGCGCTGCCCTACACCATCGGACTGGTGCAAAACGGACCGAACAGCGAAAACGGCAAGAAGCTGATTAATTTCCTGCTGGATAAACCGGCGCAATCCAGCGTCAGCGCGCGCTCCTGGGGCTTACCGGTGCGCAACGACGTGGCGCCGGATGACGCTAACTTTAAGGCGGCGAAAGCGGCGCTCGACGGCGTGAAGCGCTGGGAGCCGAACTGGGATGATGTCGCGGTATCGCTGTCGGCTGACATTGCCCGCTGGCATAAAGTGACCGATAGCGAGTAA
- the phnT gene encoding 2-aminoethylphosphonate ABC transport system ATP-binding subunit PhnT — translation MLMKTTVTSSPSLAGTSGITLDSLRVSYHGNVVLKPLSLTIEPGEVLALIGPSGSGKTTVLRAIAGFVQPAGGRILIGDTDVTQLPPYKRGLAMVVQNYALFPHMKVEDNVAFGLRAQKQPRGLIAERVAEALKIVGMADYATRYPHQLSGGQQQRVAIARAIAVRPRVLLLDEPLSALDAQIRHNMVEEIARLHRELPELTILYVTHDQTEALTLADKIGIMKDGSLIAHGETHELYHYPPNRFSAEFLGRANILQATALKDSPEPGLVSVSCGGGLINAFSRGGLHGNNKLLCIRPQHMSLAPRSATSNRLNATLTSVHWQGDLTHLLCDVAGEAVRIVMTHVNPLPRAGDKLALYFEPGDAVLIEVQ, via the coding sequence ATGTTGATGAAAACCACCGTCACTTCTTCCCCGTCGCTGGCGGGGACGTCCGGGATCACCCTGGACTCGCTGCGTGTTTCATATCACGGCAACGTGGTCTTAAAACCGCTGTCATTGACCATTGAGCCCGGTGAGGTACTGGCGCTGATAGGCCCTTCCGGTTCCGGGAAAACCACGGTGCTACGGGCGATTGCCGGTTTTGTGCAACCGGCTGGCGGGCGGATCCTGATCGGCGATACAGACGTCACTCAACTGCCGCCGTATAAACGCGGGCTGGCGATGGTGGTGCAGAACTACGCGCTGTTTCCGCATATGAAGGTGGAAGATAACGTCGCTTTCGGCCTGCGGGCGCAAAAGCAGCCCAGGGGGCTTATCGCCGAGCGGGTGGCTGAAGCCTTAAAAATCGTCGGTATGGCGGATTACGCCACCCGCTACCCGCATCAGCTTTCCGGTGGCCAGCAGCAGCGCGTCGCGATAGCCCGCGCGATTGCCGTGCGTCCTCGGGTATTGTTGCTTGATGAACCGCTGTCGGCGCTGGATGCGCAAATTCGTCATAACATGGTGGAAGAGATTGCCCGTCTGCATCGCGAACTGCCGGAACTGACCATTCTCTACGTCACCCACGATCAGACCGAAGCGCTGACCCTGGCGGACAAAATCGGCATCATGAAAGACGGGTCGCTGATTGCCCACGGTGAAACGCACGAGCTGTACCACTATCCGCCGAACCGCTTTAGCGCCGAATTCCTTGGCCGCGCCAATATCCTGCAGGCGACGGCGCTGAAAGACAGCCCCGAGCCGGGGCTGGTTAGCGTGAGCTGCGGCGGCGGGCTGATTAACGCCTTCAGCCGGGGCGGCCTGCATGGCAACAACAAGCTGTTATGCATTCGCCCGCAGCACATGAGCCTGGCGCCGCGATCGGCAACCAGTAATCGCCTCAACGCTACCCTGACCTCGGTACACTGGCAGGGCGATCTGACGCATCTGCTGTGCGACGTCGCGGGCGAAGCGGTGCGGATCGTCATGACCCACGTCAACCCACTGCCGCGCGCGGGGGACAAGCTGGCGCTCTACTTCGAACCTGGCGATGCGGTTCTGATCGAGGTGCAATGA
- a CDS encoding PTS lactose/cellobiose transporter subunit IIA: MIELEDAVMEIIVNAGQSRSLCFEALHAARTGNIDEARLLLNEADGYARRAHQMQTQLIGQDAGEARQPMTLIMVHAQDHLMNSLLAREFSEELIHLYQR; encoded by the coding sequence ATGATTGAATTAGAAGATGCGGTAATGGAAATTATCGTTAATGCGGGACAGTCACGCTCATTATGTTTTGAAGCGCTGCATGCGGCCCGAACCGGAAATATCGACGAAGCGCGCTTACTCTTAAACGAGGCCGACGGCTACGCCCGCCGGGCGCATCAGATGCAAACCCAGCTCATCGGGCAGGATGCCGGTGAAGCGCGTCAACCCATGACGCTGATTATGGTACATGCCCAGGATCATCTGATGAATTCGCTGCTGGCCCGTGAATTCTCAGAGGAATTAATCCATCTGTACCAGCGTTAA
- the phnU gene encoding 2-aminoethylphosphonate ABC transporter permease subunit — protein MAQTLTLARPARNLRPYLWLVLPLLVLATLFFYPLLLIAEQALRDADGNLSLETFWQVIDSKRFIGALLNTLQIAVFATLGCLVLGSVLALILVFIPFPGSQLVGRFIDTFIALPTFLITLAFTFIYGSAGLLNGALMALFAFELPPVDFLYSINGVILAEITVFTPLVMRPLMAGLRQIDKSQLEAASILGAHPLRVITQVIFPAALPALMAGGSLCLLLTTNEFGIVLFIGAKGVNTLPMMVYSKAILESDYSVACMIALMNILLSLGLFMLYRLAAARTGVRS, from the coding sequence ATGGCGCAAACCCTCACGCTTGCGCGTCCGGCGCGAAACTTACGGCCTTACCTGTGGCTGGTATTGCCGCTGCTGGTGCTGGCGACGCTGTTTTTCTATCCGCTACTGCTAATCGCCGAACAGGCACTACGCGACGCCGACGGCAACCTGAGCCTCGAGACCTTCTGGCAGGTGATTGACTCAAAACGCTTTATTGGCGCGCTGCTCAATACCTTACAGATTGCAGTGTTCGCTACCCTTGGCTGCCTGGTGCTCGGCAGCGTCCTGGCGCTGATTCTGGTGTTTATTCCGTTCCCCGGCAGCCAACTGGTGGGCCGGTTCATTGATACTTTTATTGCGCTGCCGACCTTCCTGATTACTCTCGCGTTCACCTTTATTTACGGCTCGGCGGGGCTGCTCAACGGCGCCCTGATGGCGCTGTTTGCTTTTGAACTGCCGCCGGTAGACTTTCTCTATTCAATAAACGGCGTGATTCTGGCGGAGATTACCGTCTTTACGCCGCTGGTGATGCGCCCGTTGATGGCGGGATTGCGGCAGATAGATAAGAGCCAGCTGGAAGCGGCGAGTATTCTCGGCGCTCACCCGTTACGGGTGATTACCCAGGTTATCTTCCCGGCGGCGCTCCCGGCGCTGATGGCGGGCGGCAGCCTGTGCCTGCTATTGACCACTAACGAGTTCGGGATCGTGCTGTTTATTGGCGCCAAAGGGGTTAATACCCTGCCGATGATGGTCTACAGCAAGGCGATTCTGGAGTCGGATTACAGCGTGGCCTGCATGATTGCGCTGATGAATATTCTGCTGTCGCTGGGGCTGTTTATGCTCTATCGGCTGGCTGCGGCGCGCACTGGCGTAAGGAGTTAA
- a CDS encoding carbohydrate porin, which translates to MNTVKKLPLAMAVVAALCPISVMAQEFTQEQIDAIVAKAVDKALADRQAKIDAAADKKVDVITNPQTTAASPDMAIPFGLKFSGYARYGAHFQTGDQKYVGVDGSYNGASAIGRLGNESNGGEFQISKAFKSAQGAIWDLNVMFDHWSDEVNLKKAYVGVTNVLESNPNAYIWAGRDFHQRPQQGINDYFWMNHDGQGAGVKNFDIGGVQFDVAAVSQVKSCSPEVMADETNPSRITCTGSSDTGDNGHYALTTKTHNIKAGPIDVEVYANYGFDSKAVDSDARLEAWQGGLVLSHTNDSGVNKVILRYSDNSDNSVYNKTDDLTTVYASFEGSHKFTQQAQIEYLLAFHDYDNGKDNTDNRKNYGAIVRPMYFWNDVHSTWLEAGYQRVDYDQGGDNHGWKLTLSQNIAIGMGPEFRPMLRFYVTGGQVDNEHTAKVNGTQDQQLDSLNVGGMFEAWF; encoded by the coding sequence ATGAATACTGTAAAAAAACTGCCTTTAGCCATGGCGGTTGTCGCCGCGCTGTGCCCAATTTCTGTCATGGCGCAAGAATTTACGCAGGAACAGATCGACGCCATCGTCGCCAAAGCCGTTGATAAAGCGCTGGCCGACCGCCAGGCGAAAATCGACGCCGCAGCCGACAAAAAGGTCGACGTGATCACCAACCCGCAGACCACCGCCGCCTCGCCGGATATGGCCATTCCGTTTGGCCTCAAGTTCAGCGGCTACGCCCGCTATGGCGCCCACTTCCAGACCGGCGACCAGAAATATGTCGGCGTCGACGGCTCCTATAACGGCGCCTCGGCGATCGGCCGTCTCGGCAACGAAAGCAACGGCGGCGAATTCCAGATCAGCAAGGCCTTCAAAAGCGCGCAGGGGGCTATCTGGGATCTCAACGTGATGTTCGACCACTGGAGCGATGAAGTTAACCTGAAGAAAGCCTACGTCGGCGTCACCAACGTGCTGGAATCCAACCCCAACGCCTATATCTGGGCCGGCCGCGACTTCCACCAGCGTCCGCAACAGGGGATCAACGACTACTTCTGGATGAACCACGACGGCCAGGGCGCCGGGGTGAAGAACTTTGATATCGGCGGCGTGCAGTTCGACGTGGCGGCGGTGTCGCAGGTGAAATCCTGTAGCCCGGAAGTGATGGCCGACGAGACCAACCCGTCGCGCATCACCTGTACCGGCAGCTCCGACACCGGCGACAACGGCCACTACGCGCTGACCACCAAAACCCACAACATCAAGGCCGGGCCGATCGACGTCGAGGTGTACGCCAACTACGGCTTTGACTCGAAGGCGGTGGACAGCGACGCGCGTCTCGAAGCCTGGCAGGGCGGCCTGGTGCTAAGCCACACCAACGACAGCGGGGTGAACAAGGTGATCCTGCGCTACTCCGACAACTCGGATAACAGCGTCTATAACAAAACCGACGACCTGACCACGGTCTACGCCAGCTTCGAGGGCAGCCATAAGTTCACCCAGCAGGCGCAGATCGAATACCTGCTGGCCTTCCACGACTACGACAACGGCAAGGACAACACCGACAACCGTAAAAACTACGGTGCCATCGTCCGGCCGATGTACTTCTGGAACGATGTGCACTCCACCTGGCTGGAAGCGGGCTACCAGCGCGTGGATTACGACCAGGGCGGGGATAACCACGGCTGGAAGCTGACGCTGTCGCAGAACATCGCCATCGGCATGGGGCCGGAGTTCCGCCCGATGCTGCGCTTCTACGTGACCGGCGGCCAGGTGGACAACGAGCACACCGCGAAGGTGAACGGCACCCAGGACCAGCAGCTGGATTCGCTGAACGTCGGCGGGATGTTTGAGGCGTGGTTCTGA
- the phnW gene encoding 2-aminoethylphosphonate--pyruvate transaminase, translated as MTSRNYLLLTPGPLTTSRTVKEAMLFDSCTWDDDYNLGVVQTIRQQLVQLATPADGYTAVLLQGSGSYAVEAVLGSVIGEQGKVLIVSNGAYGARMIEMAQLMGIACHPYDCGEVARPDAAAIEQILQNDPAITHIAMVHSETTTGMLNPIEEVAELAKQYDKRYIVDAMSSFGGIPLDIAALNIDYLISSANKCIQGVPGFAFVIAREAELAACKGRSRSLSLDLYAQWRCMEDNHGKWRFTSPTHTVLAFAQALKELAQEGGISARYRRYRNNQRRLVAGMRALGFRPLLDDSLHSPIITAFYSPDAPQYRFHTFYQKLKDQGFVIYPGKVSQSDCFRIGNIGEVYDADITALLAAIDNAMYWKQ; from the coding sequence ATGACTTCACGGAATTACCTGCTGCTGACCCCCGGCCCGTTAACCACCTCCCGTACGGTGAAAGAGGCGATGTTGTTCGATAGCTGTACCTGGGATGATGATTACAATCTCGGCGTGGTACAGACCATTCGCCAGCAACTGGTGCAGTTGGCTACCCCGGCCGACGGTTATACCGCGGTGCTGCTGCAGGGCAGCGGCAGCTACGCGGTCGAAGCGGTGCTCGGCAGCGTCATCGGCGAACAGGGCAAAGTGCTGATCGTCAGCAATGGCGCCTATGGCGCGCGTATGATTGAGATGGCGCAGCTGATGGGCATCGCCTGCCACCCTTACGACTGCGGCGAAGTTGCCCGTCCGGACGCGGCGGCGATCGAACAGATCCTGCAGAACGACCCGGCGATCACCCATATCGCGATGGTACACAGCGAAACCACCACCGGCATGCTGAATCCGATCGAAGAGGTGGCCGAACTGGCGAAACAGTATGATAAACGCTATATCGTCGATGCGATGAGCAGCTTCGGCGGCATTCCACTGGATATCGCCGCGCTGAATATTGATTACCTGATAAGCTCCGCCAATAAATGCATTCAGGGCGTGCCGGGCTTTGCCTTCGTGATTGCCCGTGAAGCGGAGCTGGCCGCCTGCAAAGGCCGTTCGCGCTCGCTGTCGCTGGATCTGTACGCCCAGTGGCGCTGCATGGAAGATAACCACGGCAAGTGGCGCTTCACCTCGCCGACGCATACCGTGCTGGCCTTCGCCCAGGCGCTGAAAGAGCTGGCCCAGGAAGGCGGCATCAGCGCCCGCTATCGGCGCTACCGCAACAATCAGCGCCGTCTGGTCGCCGGGATGCGCGCGCTCGGCTTCCGGCCGCTGCTCGACGACAGCCTGCACTCGCCGATCATTACCGCCTTTTATTCACCGGATGCGCCGCAGTATCGCTTTCACACCTTTTACCAGAAGCTGAAAGATCAGGGCTTCGTTATCTATCCGGGCAAAGTATCGCAAAGCGACTGCTTCCGCATCGGCAACATTGGCGAAGTCTACGACGCCGATATCACCGCCCTGCTGGCGGCTATCGACAACGCCATGTACTGGAAACAATAA
- the phnR gene encoding phosphonate utilization transcriptional regulator PhnR produces the protein MKSPSGEMPQYLMIKAQLQARIQSGALKSGDKLPSERELCALFNTTRITVRESLAQLEASGVIYRADRRGWFVTPERLWLDPTQNTNFHKLCLEQGREPKTVLLDGRLAAVPLDVMAPLALQPFDQVYLLTRLRYADGRPVCYCENHCLPARVPELLRHDLNGSLTEIYQTQYDLIYTSMHLSFYPTSMPPQAAEALGVMEGRPALLLRRLNYDQHGRILDYDIEYWRHDSLRIEVDTH, from the coding sequence ATGAAATCACCCTCTGGCGAGATGCCGCAATACCTGATGATTAAGGCGCAGCTGCAGGCGCGTATTCAAAGCGGCGCCCTCAAAAGCGGCGACAAGCTGCCTTCCGAGCGCGAGCTGTGCGCGCTGTTCAACACGACCCGGATTACGGTACGCGAGAGCCTGGCGCAGCTGGAGGCCAGCGGCGTGATTTACCGCGCCGACCGCCGCGGCTGGTTTGTGACGCCGGAGCGTCTATGGCTGGATCCGACGCAAAATACCAACTTCCACAAGCTGTGTCTCGAGCAAGGGCGCGAACCGAAAACGGTGCTGCTTGATGGCCGCCTGGCTGCCGTGCCGCTGGACGTAATGGCGCCGCTGGCGCTGCAGCCCTTCGATCAGGTCTATTTGCTGACCCGCCTGCGCTATGCCGACGGGCGTCCGGTGTGCTACTGCGAAAACCACTGTCTGCCCGCGCGGGTGCCTGAGCTGCTGCGCCATGATCTCAACGGCAGTCTGACCGAGATTTATCAAACTCAGTACGACCTGATCTATACCAGTATGCATCTGTCGTTTTATCCCACCTCCATGCCGCCGCAGGCCGCCGAGGCGTTGGGGGTGATGGAAGGGCGCCCGGCGCTGCTGTTGCGCCGTCTGAATTACGATCAGCATGGGCGTATTCTCGACTACGATATTGAATACTGGCGGCATGACAGCCTGCGGATCGAAGTCGATACCCATTGA
- the phnV gene encoding 2-aminoethylphosphonate ABC transport system, membrane component PhnV: protein MLIWSRKGRAAAGALAVTLFAGVFLLPLAVILLSSLSKQWNGLLPTGFTFAHFVNAFRGAAWDSLFSSLMVGFCASLLALLCGMWAALALRQYGATLQKYLGLAFYLPSAIPSVSVGLGILVAFSQGPLQMNGTFFIVLAAHFVLISAFTFSNVTTGLARISADIENVASSLGASPWYRLRHVTLPLMTPWMISALALSLSLSMGELGATVMIYPPGWTTLPVTIFSLTDRGNIADGSALTIVLVGVTLLLMMKLERIARRLSQR, encoded by the coding sequence ATGTTGATTTGGTCGCGTAAAGGCCGCGCGGCGGCGGGCGCGCTGGCGGTCACGCTCTTTGCCGGCGTTTTCCTGCTGCCGCTGGCGGTGATTTTACTCTCCAGCCTGAGTAAACAATGGAATGGCCTGTTGCCCACCGGCTTTACCTTTGCCCACTTTGTTAACGCCTTTCGCGGCGCGGCGTGGGATTCGCTGTTTTCGAGCCTGATGGTGGGCTTCTGCGCCAGCCTGCTGGCGCTGCTGTGCGGGATGTGGGCGGCGCTGGCGCTGCGCCAGTATGGCGCGACGCTACAGAAATATCTTGGCCTGGCGTTTTATCTGCCCAGCGCCATCCCCTCGGTATCCGTCGGGCTGGGCATTCTGGTGGCCTTCAGCCAGGGGCCGCTGCAGATGAACGGCACCTTCTTTATCGTCCTGGCGGCGCACTTCGTGCTGATCTCCGCCTTTACCTTCAGCAACGTAACGACCGGGCTGGCGCGGATTTCCGCTGATATTGAAAACGTCGCCTCCAGCCTGGGCGCTTCACCGTGGTATCGCTTGCGTCATGTGACGCTGCCGCTGATGACGCCGTGGATGATCTCGGCGCTGGCGCTGAGCCTGTCGTTGTCGATGGGAGAGTTAGGGGCGACGGTGATGATCTATCCGCCGGGCTGGACGACGCTGCCGGTGACCATTTTCAGCCTCACCGATCGCGGCAATATCGCCGATGGCTCGGCGCTGACCATTGTGCTGGTGGGCGTCACGCTGCTGTTGATGATGAAGCTTGAGCGTATCGCCCGCCGATTAAGCCAGAGATAA
- a CDS encoding PTS sugar transporter subunit IIB, with the protein MYKIMLCCSAGMSTSLLVRKMVEAAKERDLPVQIDAYGVSEFDMQFPQYQVVLLGPQVKYMLKTLSEKAASLNIPVQPIDTMDYGMQRGDNVLNYALSLIPAAH; encoded by the coding sequence ATGTACAAGATTATGCTGTGCTGCTCTGCCGGGATGTCCACCAGTCTGCTAGTCAGAAAGATGGTGGAGGCGGCGAAGGAACGTGACCTGCCGGTGCAGATTGATGCCTATGGTGTTTCCGAATTTGACATGCAGTTTCCGCAGTATCAGGTGGTGTTGCTTGGCCCCCAGGTGAAATACATGTTGAAAACCCTGTCTGAGAAAGCGGCTTCCCTGAACATTCCCGTTCAGCCCATCGATACGATGGACTACGGTATGCAGCGGGGAGACAACGTCCTGAATTATGCTCTGTCGCTGATCCCAGCGGCGCACTGA
- a CDS encoding PTS sugar transporter subunit IIC, translated as MSSLYQSMIAVIEQSITPLAGRLGQQKYVIAIRDGFTAALPFMIIGSFMLVFIFPPFSPDTTNGFARGWLDFSQHYREQLMLPFNLSMGVMTFFISVGIGASLGRQFQLDPVMSGLLAFMAFLLVAAPYADGKISTQYLSGQGIFTALITAIYSTRVYAWLKQNNITIRLPKEVPTGVARSFEILIPVLVVIATLHPLNLFIEAQTGMILPQAIMHLLEPLVSASDSLPAILLSILMCQIFWFAGIHGSLIVTGIMNPFWMANLSANQAALAAGTVLPHVYLQGFWDHYLLIGGVGSTLPLAFLLLRSRATHLRTIGKMGIVPSFFNINEPILFGAPIIMNPMMFIPFVCVPMVNAVLAYGATRLGWLSQVVSLTPWTTPAPIGASWAANWTLSPVVMCVICMVMSAVIYLPFLRAYERSLMKTEVEKAKNSVPVAETVS; from the coding sequence ATGAGTTCTCTGTATCAGTCCATGATTGCCGTGATCGAGCAATCTATTACTCCGCTGGCAGGACGCCTTGGGCAGCAGAAATACGTTATCGCGATCCGCGATGGCTTTACTGCCGCCTTGCCGTTTATGATCATCGGCTCTTTCATGCTGGTATTTATCTTTCCGCCGTTTTCCCCCGATACCACCAACGGCTTTGCCCGCGGCTGGCTCGATTTCTCCCAGCATTACCGCGAACAGCTGATGCTGCCGTTTAACCTCAGCATGGGCGTGATGACGTTCTTTATCTCGGTCGGCATTGGCGCCAGCCTCGGTCGTCAGTTTCAGCTCGATCCGGTGATGTCCGGTCTGCTGGCGTTTATGGCCTTCCTGCTGGTCGCCGCGCCCTATGCCGATGGCAAAATTTCCACTCAGTATCTGTCCGGCCAGGGCATTTTCACCGCCCTGATCACCGCCATTTACTCCACCCGCGTCTACGCGTGGCTGAAGCAAAACAACATTACTATTCGCCTGCCGAAAGAGGTGCCGACCGGCGTTGCCCGTTCGTTTGAAATCCTGATCCCGGTGCTGGTGGTTATCGCCACTCTGCATCCGCTGAACCTGTTTATCGAAGCGCAGACCGGGATGATCCTGCCGCAGGCGATCATGCATCTGCTGGAGCCGCTGGTTTCCGCCTCCGACTCGCTGCCGGCGATTTTGCTCTCCATTCTGATGTGCCAGATTTTCTGGTTCGCCGGGATCCACGGCTCGCTGATTGTCACCGGCATTATGAACCCGTTCTGGATGGCCAACCTGTCGGCAAACCAGGCGGCGCTGGCGGCGGGTACGGTACTGCCGCACGTCTATCTGCAGGGCTTCTGGGATCACTATCTGCTGATTGGCGGCGTCGGTTCGACCCTGCCGCTGGCTTTCCTGCTGCTGCGTAGTCGGGCTACCCATCTGCGGACCATCGGCAAGATGGGCATCGTGCCGAGCTTCTTTAATATCAACGAGCCGATCCTGTTCGGGGCGCCGATCATCATGAACCCGATGATGTTTATCCCCTTCGTCTGCGTACCGATGGTCAACGCGGTGCTGGCTTACGGCGCAACCCGTCTTGGCTGGCTGAGCCAGGTAGTGTCGCTGACGCCGTGGACCACGCCGGCCCCGATTGGCGCCTCGTGGGCGGCTAACTGGACCCTGAGTCCGGTGGTGATGTGCGTTATCTGCATGGTGATGTCGGCGGTCATTTACCTGCCGTTCCTGCGCGCCTATGAACGTTCCTTAATGAAAACCGAAGTTGAGAAAGCCAAAAATAGCGTTCCGGTAGCAGAAACCGTTAGCTAA